Genomic segment of Gemmatimonadaceae bacterium:
CGCCATCATGAGGTGGCTGCGGCGGCCGGGCGTGGTCGCGCCGATCCCGTTGTTGGTGCTCTTCGGCGCGTTCATCGCGGCGATCGTCTACATCGTCGCGGCCTCGTTCGTTCGACGCGATGCACCGGTCTTCTCGCCGTCGCCGATCGAGCGCGCGCGGCGAGCGAACTGGGAACGCGCCGGCGACACGTTGACGATCGACGCGAGCGACGGCGATCGCTGGCAGTATGTATCGCTGGCGCGCGGACGAGTGCTCACGCTGCCCGACACCGCGAGTTGGGACATCGCGGTGCAGCGCTATCGCGTCATCACTCCAACGAGTGGAGGGATCGCGGACCTCGGTGCCACGACGTTCGATGGCGCGCGCGTCGATAAATCGTCACGGTTCGTGCCGACGACCGGCGTCGACCAGCCGCAGAACGACGCCATCGATCATTGGTATCGTTATAACATGCTCACGCACTTGCTCGAGCCCAACGGGCACGTGTTCGCCGTCCGGACGCCTGGCGCGATGTTGTGGAAGGTGGCCGTCTTGAGCTATTACTGCCCGAAGCTACAGGCAGGATGCCTCACCGTGCGTTACGCGCCGACGCAACCGGCACCTTAATGCCCGTCGGCGCGGAATGTGCCTTGGTGTCGCGTTTGCTCGGGGGCGAGCAATCAACATCTGCGAGGACGCAACGATGAGAATAGTTCCGCCAAGCTTGACACACGTCACAATCGCGGCGCTCGCCGGCATGCTGTTCGTGCTGCCGAGCACGGGGGCGCAGGCTCAGCCGCCACGGCAGATGGGCGGGCAGAACGAGCGGGCACGGCAAGCGTGCGACAATGCCGCGGCTCAGGCCGGCTACCGCGTGATGCGGCGCGACCGCGAGAACGTGAATGGCAACTCCTATCAATTGCCGATGCACGTGTCGCACGGGTCGAACGAGAGCGACATCACCTGCAGCTACGACTTCCAGCGCCGCGTGGCGAACGTGCCGCCGTGGGCCGGCCAGACCGTAGCGAACGGCCCTGGCAGCCGGTACATGCAACGTGCGCAACGGACGTGTGAGAACTACATCAACCAGCGCCGCGGCATGCACGTGATGCAGGTGGGAACGCCGACGCAGCACGGACAGCGGCAGTGGGACGTCCCAGTCACCGTGCGGCGAAATGGCCGCGGCGACGAAACTGTCACGTGCCGATACAACACCGCGAATGGAAAGGTGTCGTTGCATTGAGTGAGTGACGCTCGTCTTCGCGATGGGGTTTGGCCTCGTAGCCAAGTCCCATCGCGAGGAGCTCAATGACGAAATGGTTAGTGGCAGCTGGGGTCCTTGTCGCCGCGATCGTCGCGGGCTGCAGCGCTCCGGAGCAGGTGCCGCAGACGTGCGGTGGTCCGCCCGGCGTGCTCGTGCAGGTTGCGGGCATCGTGCTCGAGGTGCGCGATCCCTTTGGTCGGGGCCAGGCCATCGGCACGACGGCGACTGTGAAGCGCTCCGATGGAATCACGGCGCCCGCCGACGTTGAGGATACGCTCAAGATCGGATCCGCATTCGATCTCGCCGGCAGCTTCTCGGTGACGCTGAGCCGTCCCTACTATCAGGATGCGACCGTATCGAACGTCAACGTCACGCCGAACGGTTGCATCGTGAACACGACGACGGTGCCGGTCGTCATGCAGCTCGCGGCCGGAGCGCCGCCGCTGCGCGCGATGACCGTCCTCGGCGCGGTGTTCCTCGATCACGCCGGCGCGCAGGCGCAGCTCGTCCCCCACTTCGACGCCGATCCGGGCGTGTCGACGGCCGTCACCTGGCAAGTGGACGACGCGACGCTCGCGAGCGTCGACGCGAATGGCGTGGTGACGGCCAAGTGCACGAAATCGGGCGGCACGGTCAAGGTGACGGCGACGTCCGCGGTGGACGCGTCGATCACGAGCTCCGTGACGATGGGCATCGCGCCGGTGGCGAGTTGTCCATAGTGAACGCCAGGTCGGCGGTCGCCTGCATCATGCTCGGCGGAGCGGCGATCGTCGCATCGTGCGGTGGCGATAAGCCGACGGCCAACTGCGGGCAGCCTGTTTTGGGCGTCATCATCTTCGCGCCCGGGATCGATCTGCTCGTGCGCGATCCCTTCGGTCGCGGTCAGGCCATCGGCACGTCAGCGACGATTCGTGGCTCGGACGGCACGACAGACCAGACGCGCGCCGAGGACACGCTGCACCTGGTGTCCGAGGCCAATCGCACGGGGACGTTCACGGTAACCGTGACGCGGCCGTACTACCGCGACGCCACGATCACGAACGTGAAGGTGACGCCTAACGGCTGCTTCCCGAACACGACCACGGTGCCAGTGACGCTGCAGTTGGCGGCCGGCGCACCGTCCCTGCGCGCGATGATTCTCCTCGGGCAGCAGTTCCTCGATGCGCCGGGCGCGCAGGCACATCTCGTGACCCACTTCGACGCGAATCCTGATGTCTCGACGGCGGTGACGTGGGATGTAAACTCCCCGACACTGGCGTCCGTCGATGCGAACGGCATCGTAACGGCGAAGTGCACGACGACCGGCGGCACCGTGACGGTGATGGCGACGTCGCTAGTGGATCCGTCGATTACAAGCTCTGTAAACCTGGGCGTCGCGCCCGCGGCGAGCTGCCCGTAACGAGTGAGCCGAGTGTGGACTGAAGGCGGAGGGGCTTCGGTTGTGGGGTAGCAGCCGGTGGGCTACATTGCGCTATCCGCCGGACGCTTGGTGAGGCCGGCGACGGGACGTAGCGCAGTCCGGTAGCGCACCTGAATGGGGTTCAGGGGGTCGCGGGTTCAAATCCCGCCGTCCCGATTTAAGCAGTTACTAAACAACGACTTACAGCGACCTCGATCGCTGTAAGTCGTTTTGTTAAACATACACCACAAGTGAGCCTACTTAAGGTGTTGATGAGCATATTCTTATTCTGAGTCACCGGCGCGAAATGTGTCATGAATGGCGATTATCGTTTTTTCCGTGGGGTATGATTTGAGTCATTCCGGACGAAATCGATATCTGGCGGCAACCCCACGACACGGCGAGCGGTTCTCGTAAGTCCTTTGATAACAACGCGGTTCCAAGGGCCCCGTAGCGTGAACGCTGCTGCACCTGATGGCCAATCAGGTGGTCGCGCGACGAAGAACCCCGAGGCCAACGGCGAGACATGCACCCGATTCCTCGTCGAGCGCGGAGCCGCCCTGTTGATACCGCGGTATGCTGCGACCCGGCACTGATACGAAGGTGCAATGTCTGAACACCGTCGGGCGCTCGCAGTATGCGTGAACAATGAATGACGGAGCTCAAGAATGGCATTCGACACGACCCTGATGCCCCCTGCGCCCAGCGACGCTCTGGCGGAGCGCAGCGGTGACGCATCGAACGGCTTCGCGACCAAGAACAGTCTTCCGCTCGGAACGCGACTGGAGGTCTGTCAACTACTGAACCAGCGCTTGGCAGAGTGCGTCGATCTCGAGACGCAATGCAAGC
This window contains:
- a CDS encoding Ig-like domain-containing protein — encoded protein: MTKWLVAAGVLVAAIVAGCSAPEQVPQTCGGPPGVLVQVAGIVLEVRDPFGRGQAIGTTATVKRSDGITAPADVEDTLKIGSAFDLAGSFSVTLSRPYYQDATVSNVNVTPNGCIVNTTTVPVVMQLAAGAPPLRAMTVLGAVFLDHAGAQAQLVPHFDADPGVSTAVTWQVDDATLASVDANGVVTAKCTKSGGTVKVTATSAVDASITSSVTMGIAPVASCP
- a CDS encoding HmuY family protein, translating into MRWLRRPGVVAPIPLLVLFGAFIAAIVYIVAASFVRRDAPVFSPSPIERARRANWERAGDTLTIDASDGDRWQYVSLARGRVLTLPDTASWDIAVQRYRVITPTSGGIADLGATTFDGARVDKSSRFVPTTGVDQPQNDAIDHWYRYNMLTHLLEPNGHVFAVRTPGAMLWKVAVLSYYCPKLQAGCLTVRYAPTQPAP